The following nucleotide sequence is from Deltaproteobacteria bacterium.
GAAAACCTTGCGAATGGGAGCAGCTTCTGGCGGCCCTTACCGGAGCATATAAAAAGAAGGTCATGAACAAGGCTCAAATAAAAGAGCATGAAATGGACGAATTGCTCAAAAAAGTTGACTCCAATTCACCTCTAAGCGTCCTGAATAAACTCAAGGAGTTGGACAAAGGAAGCTGAAGGGAAAAGTCGTGGGAAACAATCGCTTTAAAAAAATTCGGCGCATGATCCTGGGCCGTGTTCTGTTGGCTCCCTTTATCATTCTCCTGCTGGTGTGCGGAACTCTGGTGTACTATTTCGCCGGTTATTCCCGAGATCAGGTCGAAACGGAACTGGTGCGCATAGCCGCGGACCACCGGCGAATGATAGATCAATTTTTCGGCGAACGGGTTTCTGATCTGCAGTATATCTCCATTAGCTATACTTTTGATGAGCTGCGCCATCAGAGTAGCCTGGCCTCTGTCTTCTATAACCTCCAGGCGGGCTCAAAGGCATTTTTCGATCTTGGTCTCTTTGACGAAAAAGGAAACCACGTCGCTTATGTCGGTCCCTATGATCTGGCGGGCAAAAATTATGCGCAGACCGAATGGTTCAAAGAGGTTCGGGATAAAGGGCTGTATATCTCCGATGAATTTCTCGGATATCGCAATATTCCTCACTTCGTGATCTCGATTCGCCGGAACGAAGGTAACCGAAGCTGGTATCTTCGAGCGACCATAGACACCTTTTCCTTCAACGACCTGGTGGAAAGCATTCGCATGGGAAAGACCGGCGAGGCTTACCTTGTCAACCGGCAAGGCGTACTTCAAACCAAGCGTCGGTCAGGGGGAAAATTGATGGAGCCGGATGCGGATTACGGCTTTTACGAGATTGATGATGAAAGAATAACCTCCTTTTCCGCAGGCAGTTACTTGAATCAGCGCTATCTTTATGTTGTGGAGATCCTCAAGCACACCAATTGGCTTCTGGTGGTGCGGCAGGAAATGGGCGAGGCCTATGCCCCTTTGATGAGGGCGGTGCTGATTGCCATCTTTATGATAGTCGGCGGGGGAGCGGTGGTGTTCATCATGGCCTATATCTTGGCTTCGAGTCAGGCAAACCAACTGATGCTTGCCGATATTGAAAAA
It contains:
- a CDS encoding GHKL domain-containing protein — translated: MILGRVLLAPFIILLLVCGTLVYYFAGYSRDQVETELVRIAADHRRMIDQFFGERVSDLQYISISYTFDELRHQSSLASVFYNLQAGSKAFFDLGLFDEKGNHVAYVGPYDLAGKNYAQTEWFKEVRDKGLYISDEFLGYRNIPHFVISIRRNEGNRSWYLRATIDTFSFNDLVESIRMGKTGEAYLVNRQGVLQTKRRSGGKLMEPDADYGFYEIDDERITSFSAGSYLNQRYLYVVEILKHTNWLLVVRQEMGEAYAPLMRAVLIAIFMIVGGGAVVFIMAYILASSQANQLMLADIEKREMKTQLIIAGKMAEVGEMSAGLAHEINNPLQVMKSEQTLIEDILSDIEKNEVIHDQENLRLIKDSVKQFGIQIERCGQITAGLLRFARRTEGSKESVQIQKFLPEVVSMIEQRARVENIRIVQEFDPDLPSITGDPNQLQQVFLNLLNNAMHALKGKDHGEIRIRAFRENTSITISVADDGCGIPPEDMEKLFIPFFTTKPVGQGTGLGLSAIYGIIKGLGGEITVSSEVDAGTVFTIHLPLDAPGEEENIG